A window of Bacteroidales bacterium contains these coding sequences:
- a CDS encoding electron transport complex protein RnfA, giving the protein MEIISLIILCVLVNNVVLAQFLGICPFLGVSGKISTSLGMGAAVIFVMSLANLVTYLIYFYILDPLNVQFMQTITFIVVIASLVQVVEIILKKVSPALYQALGIYLPLITTNCAVLGIALLAIQKDYDLITSVVYAASTALGFTLAMVIMAGIREQINITGCPKGMKGFPITLITAGLLSLAFMGFAKLV; this is encoded by the coding sequence ATGGAAATTATTTCTTTAATAATATTATGTGTTTTAGTCAACAACGTAGTGTTGGCTCAGTTTTTGGGAATTTGCCCGTTTTTGGGTGTTTCTGGTAAGATTTCAACATCGTTAGGAATGGGTGCTGCTGTAATTTTTGTGATGTCGCTAGCAAATCTCGTTACTTATTTAATATATTTCTACATTTTAGACCCTCTTAATGTGCAATTTATGCAAACAATAACTTTTATTGTAGTTATTGCATCTTTAGTTCAAGTTGTAGAAATAATTTTGAAAAAAGTAAGTCCGGCTTTATATCAAGCTCTCGGAATTTATTTGCCTCTGATTACCACAAACTGTGCTGTGTTGGGGATTGCTCTTTTAGCAATTCAAAAAGATTATGATTTGATTACAAGCGTTGTTTATGCTGCTTCTACTGCCCTAGGTTTTACATTAGCAATGGTTATTATGGCTGGGATTAGAGAGCAGATAAATATTACAGGCTGTCCAAAGGGAATGAAAGGGTTTCCAATTACTCTTATTACCGCTGGTTTACTTTCACTTGCATTTATGGGCTTTGCGAAGTTAGTTTAG